One genomic region from Halomicrobium zhouii encodes:
- the xseA gene encoding exodeoxyribonuclease VII large subunit has protein sequence MGTESSADPPTDLQSYHDTLDSENITFVDALNDEIAALVQNAPDLDYDYVLGDVSGYGVSSNGHGHFDLVHENATVHCVVYSYKLDTLALDVDDGTQVAVKGDLSYYEAEGQVSIVVDDIVEVGEGTYQQVYAENRRTLEEDGLLDPDTKQPLPELPTRIGIATSAESDARTDAVTSIHERHPGVDIVVQGTSVQGDDAMMSMMSAISELDDDATVDLIVLTRGGGADKHLRVFNETPLCRVIHGTDTPIVVGVGHENDRTLADEVADQRVMTPTEVGEVVPRKDDLKDNLETLSDRLEDAYGRTVTNRVDDYEQALDGAYQQLVSDRLAQLSTDLDHAFETVTRERLTSLQNRLDHAHEQRKQQIIHEQETAEAVEAYETARRRQRIAIAALVLLLLLALGYIITTL, from the coding sequence ATGGGCACCGAGTCGAGCGCCGACCCACCAACTGACCTCCAGAGTTACCACGATACGCTCGACTCGGAGAATATCACGTTCGTCGACGCCCTCAACGACGAGATCGCCGCGCTCGTCCAGAACGCACCGGACCTCGACTACGACTACGTCCTCGGGGACGTCTCGGGCTACGGCGTCTCCTCGAACGGCCACGGGCACTTCGACCTGGTCCACGAGAACGCCACCGTCCACTGCGTCGTCTACTCGTACAAACTCGACACGCTCGCCCTGGACGTCGACGACGGCACGCAGGTCGCGGTCAAGGGTGACCTCTCGTACTACGAAGCAGAGGGTCAGGTCTCCATCGTCGTCGACGACATCGTCGAGGTCGGCGAGGGAACCTACCAGCAGGTGTACGCGGAGAACAGACGGACACTCGAGGAGGACGGCCTGCTCGACCCCGACACGAAACAGCCGCTCCCCGAACTCCCAACCCGAATCGGCATCGCGACGAGCGCCGAGAGCGACGCCAGGACGGACGCCGTCACGTCCATTCACGAGCGCCACCCGGGCGTCGATATCGTCGTCCAGGGCACGAGCGTCCAGGGCGACGACGCGATGATGTCGATGATGAGCGCCATCAGCGAACTCGACGACGACGCGACCGTCGACCTGATCGTCCTCACACGAGGCGGTGGCGCCGACAAACACCTCCGGGTGTTCAACGAGACGCCGCTGTGCCGTGTCATCCACGGCACGGACACACCCATCGTCGTCGGCGTCGGCCACGAGAACGACCGCACCCTCGCCGACGAGGTCGCCGACCAGCGCGTCATGACGCCCACCGAGGTCGGCGAGGTCGTCCCGCGGAAGGACGACCTGAAGGACAACCTCGAGACGCTCTCGGACCGACTCGAAGACGCCTACGGACGAACGGTGACCAACCGCGTCGACGATTACGAACAGGCCCTCGACGGCGCGTACCAGCAGCTCGTCTCGGATCGACTCGCCCAGCTGTCCACCGACCTCGACCACGCGTTCGAGACAGTCACTCGGGAACGGCTCACCTCACTCCAGAACCGGCTCGACCACGCCCACGAGCAACGCAAACAACAGATCATCCACGAGCAGGAGACTGCGGAGGCAGTCGAGGCATACGAGACCGCCAGGCGCCGCCAGCGGATCGCCATCGCGGCGTTGGTACTCCTCCTGCTCCTGGCACTGGGCTACATCATCACCACCCTCTAA
- a CDS encoding SOS response-associated peptidase codes for MCGRTSLFLEPDDLEERFGAELVTDGGVDYRPRFNIAPGDDLEVITNEAPETIAQFQWGLVPSWADDPNQGMINARSETAAEKRSFGEAWERRPCLVPSTGFYEWQERDVGGKRPYRIYRDGDDPAFAMAGLWERWEGDGESLATVTILTTEPNDVVEPIHDRMPVILEKSRERDWLDAGPDERRELCRLYPGDDLDAYPISTAVNDPSHDHAGIIEEDESEQTGLGEFS; via the coding sequence ATGTGTGGGCGTACCTCCCTGTTCCTCGAACCCGACGACCTCGAGGAGCGTTTCGGCGCCGAACTCGTCACCGACGGCGGGGTGGACTACCGACCACGGTTCAACATCGCCCCTGGCGATGACCTCGAAGTCATCACGAACGAGGCCCCCGAGACGATCGCCCAGTTCCAGTGGGGGCTCGTCCCGTCCTGGGCGGACGACCCGAACCAGGGGATGATCAACGCCCGATCGGAGACGGCCGCAGAGAAACGCTCGTTCGGGGAGGCCTGGGAACGCCGCCCGTGTCTCGTCCCGTCGACGGGCTTCTACGAGTGGCAGGAGCGCGACGTCGGTGGCAAGCGGCCCTACCGTATCTATCGCGACGGTGACGACCCTGCGTTCGCGATGGCGGGTCTCTGGGAGCGCTGGGAGGGCGACGGTGAGTCGCTGGCCACGGTGACGATACTGACGACCGAACCCAACGACGTCGTCGAACCCATTCACGATCGAATGCCGGTCATCCTCGAAAAATCGCGCGAACGGGACTGGCTGGATGCCGGGCCCGACGAACGCCGGGAACTGTGTCGGCTGTACCCCGGCGACGACCTCGACGCCTACCCCATCTCTACTGCGGTTAACGACCCATCTCACGACCACGCTGGGATCATCGAAGAGGACGAGTCGGAACAGACTGGACTTGGGGAGTTCTCGTAA
- a CDS encoding type IV secretory system conjugative DNA transfer family protein, protein MSLWNNDDAEDTPLPATDDRTYLTITPAEKPLDPSNITSSFERLHQLEAPKPDSWLPDFLAGASKPTIEWLLVATKNAIDYTVSIDPPELTDGLEHVLRDCFPTSYELTRTDVHPAVALLYDEPPTTAVEFYGHPERTRDWQTRLTPLQDFQSNDSTNHRIPLSALVATLATVDAPTVVQVLVQPYPNWTHEATYRQRDIKEGTDTRIGRLSQTVVGIAEDYEPSSDERQRLDELDAKNARRSFVVNVRALQYEHPDTVATDLQSAFSHVSNTTYEISGKRADDPSSVHEALQERTLHQPDYDNRLPFKRPQSRGIVADPAELGSFCLVDGSALTGEGTRAIDPTHGERTSIPSPPANRLARYQTHGLTLGNPITQDGTPTANSVALPPALQPLHTAWFGKTGSGKSTALTTAILDNHAKTSGADILIDPKGDGMPAEYMRAHYERFGNLENVIYFDCEQILPAFSFFDIRQDLEAGIARMSAVNDRVEHYVEILAQIMGPDRFHQAVRSPDIIRYLTKAMFDPVSGDDAFAHQDLHEALKLMHDQQRAPPVSDENLERMLAGVTSNRARTFDEIMQGVANRIEKIPVDPRLARIFNHVPEEGDPHFDFDQVLDEDVVVIVDTGGLRSEAQRALALVVLSNLWSALKRRANQQNDSGDDQPTNADAEDAPDDLPLVNCYVEEASSVAVSDLLSELLAQSRGFGCAMTLAMQFPAQLREASQRAYDEVLNNVSTVVTGNVAVDDQLARRFTTDDMTTTDVGNRLRALKRGEWLVSLPAGFDETEPRPFLCQSVDPPRGHPASERPPARAGFQQALEDVHERVQREAGIRLVEPSTVDSGDTDGDSTGDGDDELQPTSGGVVPSPLQTTQRMPPTVEYRPEVDALRCTECHNRYDPSVDGMRRVIECCSSLAEVERDDVPICNLNLKLTPEEREDNEWSDRQLMFLQAVYNAQQLRYDRLEYDLLSDSMIRLREYVGLDGDDLEALVEANLLSHDGDHPHRLYTVTPSGRKTIGESYRKGVDYGHGQGDLEESSLHVLLVEVGRRYLVQEFVEDSESPVERVVPYYELGEEDRTMLPASAAMGTDESEVEDAFDDYESRRLDVAGLDDDGDVVAAVEAERINNDVHRAVPEDFDKMADCGVEEAIWIVMNQTDGHQVLSALNDPPEGEPRVEKTYSDSTPPQQFKIDEPGLTGIYPIRWMLNAVEQE, encoded by the coding sequence ATGTCGCTGTGGAACAACGACGATGCCGAAGACACACCGCTCCCGGCTACGGACGACCGCACCTACCTCACGATCACGCCGGCCGAGAAACCACTCGACCCAAGCAATATCACATCGAGCTTCGAACGACTCCACCAGCTCGAAGCGCCAAAACCGGACAGCTGGCTCCCGGACTTTCTCGCCGGCGCCTCGAAACCGACCATCGAGTGGCTCCTGGTCGCGACCAAGAACGCCATCGACTACACGGTCAGCATCGACCCGCCCGAACTCACTGATGGCCTCGAACACGTCCTCCGGGACTGCTTCCCCACGTCGTACGAACTCACACGAACCGACGTCCATCCCGCTGTGGCACTCCTCTACGACGAACCCCCGACGACGGCCGTCGAGTTCTACGGCCACCCTGAACGAACGAGGGACTGGCAGACCCGACTCACGCCACTCCAGGACTTCCAGTCGAACGACAGTACGAACCACCGCATTCCATTGAGCGCCCTCGTCGCGACGCTCGCTACGGTCGATGCACCGACGGTCGTCCAGGTCCTCGTCCAGCCGTACCCGAACTGGACCCACGAAGCGACCTACCGGCAGCGGGATATCAAAGAGGGCACCGACACCAGGATCGGCCGACTCTCCCAGACCGTCGTGGGCATCGCCGAGGACTACGAACCCAGTTCCGACGAACGGCAACGACTCGACGAACTCGACGCCAAGAACGCCCGCCGCTCGTTCGTCGTCAACGTCCGGGCGCTCCAGTACGAGCACCCCGACACCGTCGCGACCGACCTCCAGTCCGCGTTCAGCCACGTCAGCAATACCACGTACGAGATATCCGGGAAACGGGCCGACGACCCAAGCTCGGTCCACGAGGCCCTCCAAGAACGAACCCTCCACCAGCCAGACTACGATAACAGACTCCCCTTCAAACGACCACAGAGCCGCGGCATCGTCGCCGACCCCGCAGAACTCGGGAGCTTCTGTCTCGTCGACGGGAGCGCCCTCACCGGCGAGGGCACACGCGCCATCGACCCGACGCACGGCGAACGTACTTCGATACCATCACCGCCAGCAAACCGACTCGCACGGTACCAGACCCACGGACTCACCCTTGGCAACCCGATTACACAGGACGGGACACCCACAGCAAACTCGGTCGCGCTCCCACCCGCCCTCCAGCCACTCCACACCGCCTGGTTCGGCAAAACCGGCTCCGGGAAATCCACCGCACTCACCACCGCCATCCTCGACAACCACGCCAAAACGAGCGGCGCGGACATCCTCATCGACCCGAAAGGGGACGGGATGCCCGCGGAGTACATGCGCGCCCACTACGAGCGCTTCGGGAACCTGGAGAACGTGATCTACTTCGACTGTGAACAGATCCTCCCAGCGTTCTCCTTCTTCGACATCCGCCAGGATCTGGAAGCCGGGATCGCCCGGATGAGTGCCGTCAACGACCGCGTCGAACACTACGTCGAGATCCTCGCCCAGATCATGGGTCCCGACCGGTTCCACCAGGCCGTCCGGTCGCCCGATATCATCCGCTACCTCACGAAGGCGATGTTCGACCCCGTCAGCGGCGACGACGCCTTCGCCCACCAGGACCTCCACGAGGCACTCAAGTTGATGCACGACCAGCAGCGCGCCCCGCCCGTCTCCGACGAGAACCTCGAACGCATGCTCGCCGGCGTCACGTCCAATCGAGCGCGCACGTTCGACGAAATCATGCAGGGCGTGGCGAACCGCATCGAGAAGATTCCTGTCGACCCGCGACTCGCCCGGATCTTCAACCACGTCCCGGAGGAGGGCGACCCGCACTTCGATTTCGATCAGGTCCTCGACGAGGACGTCGTCGTCATCGTCGACACGGGTGGGCTTCGGAGCGAGGCCCAGCGCGCCCTCGCCCTGGTCGTGCTCTCGAACCTCTGGAGCGCGCTGAAGCGACGGGCAAACCAGCAGAACGACAGCGGGGACGATCAACCCACCAACGCCGACGCAGAGGATGCACCGGACGACCTCCCGCTGGTCAACTGCTACGTCGAGGAGGCGTCGTCGGTCGCCGTCTCCGACCTCCTCTCGGAGCTGCTGGCCCAGTCACGCGGCTTCGGCTGTGCGATGACGCTGGCCATGCAGTTTCCCGCACAACTGCGTGAGGCAAGCCAGCGCGCCTACGACGAGGTGCTGAACAACGTCTCGACGGTCGTCACCGGGAACGTCGCCGTCGACGACCAGCTTGCCCGGCGCTTCACGACTGACGACATGACCACGACCGACGTCGGCAATCGCCTCCGGGCGCTCAAGCGAGGCGAGTGGCTGGTATCGCTGCCCGCTGGCTTCGACGAGACCGAACCCCGGCCGTTCCTCTGCCAGTCCGTCGACCCGCCCCGTGGCCACCCCGCCAGCGAGCGACCACCAGCCCGTGCGGGGTTCCAACAGGCACTCGAGGACGTTCACGAACGGGTGCAACGGGAGGCGGGCATCCGGCTGGTCGAACCCAGTACGGTCGACAGCGGCGATACTGACGGTGATTCTACCGGCGACGGTGACGACGAGCTCCAGCCCACCAGCGGCGGCGTGGTCCCCTCACCGCTCCAGACGACCCAGCGCATGCCACCCACCGTCGAATACCGCCCAGAGGTCGACGCCCTCCGGTGTACCGAGTGTCACAACCGCTACGACCCGAGCGTCGACGGCATGCGACGGGTTATCGAGTGCTGTTCGTCGCTGGCCGAAGTCGAGCGCGACGACGTTCCCATCTGCAATCTCAACCTCAAACTTACCCCGGAGGAGCGTGAGGACAACGAGTGGTCTGACCGCCAGCTCATGTTCCTCCAGGCCGTCTATAACGCCCAGCAACTCCGGTACGATCGGCTAGAGTACGACCTGCTGTCTGACTCGATGATTCGCCTGCGGGAGTACGTCGGCCTCGACGGTGACGATCTGGAAGCGCTCGTCGAGGCCAACCTGCTCAGCCACGACGGCGACCACCCACACCGCCTCTACACGGTGACGCCGTCGGGACGGAAGACCATCGGCGAGAGCTACCGCAAGGGCGTCGACTACGGCCACGGCCAGGGCGACCTGGAGGAGTCCAGCCTCCACGTCCTCCTGGTCGAGGTCGGCCGTCGCTATCTCGTCCAGGAGTTCGTGGAAGACTCGGAGTCACCCGTCGAGCGAGTGGTGCCGTACTACGAACTCGGTGAAGAAGATAGGACGATGCTCCCCGCGTCGGCAGCGATGGGCACGGACGAGTCGGAAGTGGAGGACGCCTTCGACGACTACGAGAGTCGCCGCCTTGACGTCGCCGGGCTTGACGACGACGGCGACGTGGTCGCTGCCGTCGAGGCCGAACGCATCAACAACGACGTCCACCGTGCCGTCCCGGAGGATTTCGACAAGATGGCCGACTGTGGCGTCGAGGAGGCTATCTGGATCGTCATGAACCAGACCGACGGGCACCAGGTTCTGTCGGCCCTCAACGACCCGCCAGAGGGGGAACCGCGGGTCGAGAAGACCTACAGCGACTCGACGCCGCCCCAGCAGTTCAAGATCGATGAACCCGGGTTGACGGGAATCTACCCGATTCGCTGGATGCTGAACGCAGTGGAGCAAGAATAA
- a CDS encoding DUF429 domain-containing protein, giving the protein MAEHVGVDWGSNGWVCARWNDGDGWDAMVLPSFLDVWCEYESADRILVDIPIGLPDVGDHRACDTEAKEVLSHAHQRVFLTPPRKALEHESYEKAKEETDSSMTTQAWSILPRIREVDTFLSEYPEAKGQIREAHPEVCFEKLDGGVGGASSKQSESGVEARIEILKQFDEYDVDEAYPDLVDEHIENLDAWGRRFRSSNRDDLLDAMGLAVMSSRAGDALRFLPVAAESPPEDSEGLPMEIVYFDPSSQ; this is encoded by the coding sequence ATGGCAGAACATGTCGGTGTTGACTGGGGCTCGAACGGGTGGGTCTGCGCACGATGGAACGACGGCGATGGATGGGACGCAATGGTGCTTCCTTCGTTCCTCGACGTCTGGTGTGAGTACGAGAGTGCGGACCGGATTCTGGTCGATATTCCGATTGGACTCCCTGACGTCGGCGACCATCGAGCGTGTGACACGGAGGCGAAGGAGGTCCTCTCCCACGCGCACCAACGCGTATTCTTGACACCACCTCGCAAGGCCCTGGAGCACGAATCATACGAGAAGGCGAAAGAGGAGACGGATTCGTCGATGACGACCCAGGCATGGAGCATCCTGCCGCGCATCCGTGAGGTAGACACGTTCCTGTCGGAATATCCGGAGGCGAAGGGCCAGATTCGCGAAGCTCACCCAGAGGTCTGTTTCGAGAAACTTGATGGCGGTGTCGGCGGAGCGTCGTCCAAACAGTCTGAATCGGGCGTCGAGGCCCGGATTGAAATCCTCAAACAATTCGACGAGTACGACGTCGACGAAGCATATCCCGATCTCGTCGACGAACACATCGAGAACCTCGACGCGTGGGGCCGACGGTTTCGCTCGTCCAACAGGGACGACTTGCTTGATGCGATGGGCCTGGCCGTCATGTCGTCACGAGCGGGTGACGCGCTGCGATTCCTTCCTGTTGCTGCCGAGAGCCCACCAGAAGATAGCGAGGGCCTTCCGATGGAAATCGTCTATTTTGACCCATCGAGCCAGTGA
- a CDS encoding DUF1801 domain-containing protein, which translates to MSASSPLTAERVSELVMANRAIRAPSYDADHDDGVQFTDLDRGLQWGADAIPALLGLFRVEQDTREDHPDGWVGFARHWRGGTVRLDFDLFAAPDAADPVLVVTAIAGRAGEGTIVDEEFGDIDLPNEIPTQEEWETRDKQYQAARRKDDTDGGAAVTAYIAALPGWKRDVAEQFDEIVRSEVPDVRRAVKWHQPFYGVEDQGWFASFSAFSKHVKLTFVCESYLEPEPPSGTAPDRQAIDIEETDTLDEAQVASWVRQAADDPGMNW; encoded by the coding sequence ATGAGTGCATCCAGCCCACTGACGGCCGAGCGGGTCTCCGAACTCGTGATGGCGAATCGAGCAATCAGGGCCCCCTCCTACGACGCCGACCACGACGACGGGGTACAATTTACGGATCTGGACCGCGGCCTCCAGTGGGGTGCCGACGCCATTCCAGCCCTGCTGGGTCTCTTCAGGGTCGAGCAGGATACCCGTGAGGACCATCCCGATGGCTGGGTTGGCTTCGCTCGCCACTGGCGAGGGGGGACGGTGCGGCTGGACTTCGACCTGTTTGCTGCACCCGACGCGGCAGACCCGGTCCTCGTCGTGACTGCGATAGCGGGCCGAGCAGGGGAGGGAACCATCGTCGACGAGGAGTTCGGGGACATCGATCTACCGAACGAAATCCCGACGCAGGAGGAGTGGGAAACACGGGACAAACAGTACCAGGCGGCGCGGCGCAAGGACGACACCGATGGGGGAGCGGCAGTGACGGCGTACATTGCTGCGCTGCCGGGCTGGAAGCGTGATGTTGCGGAACAGTTCGACGAGATCGTTCGATCCGAGGTGCCCGACGTACGCCGCGCCGTGAAGTGGCACCAGCCGTTCTACGGCGTCGAGGATCAGGGCTGGTTCGCGTCGTTCAGTGCGTTCTCGAAACACGTGAAACTGACATTCGTGTGCGAATCGTACCTCGAACCCGAACCGCCCAGCGGGACGGCCCCGGACAGGCAGGCTATCGACATCGAGGAGACAGATACGCTCGACGAAGCACAGGTCGCTTCCTGGGTCCGGCAAGCCGCCGACGACCCAGGGATGAACTGGTGA
- a CDS encoding CAP domain-containing protein, with protein sequence MPDCEYCGTNDGLTHACKYCSRNYCSEHTLPENHDCPGLDQTTTLGPEFRQEGTDPTADPSSTTTIGEAKDEHDGTKSADSRSPTYSKGPDVARDGSIAGRATEETTESNGILSRIRTVTAGAFAGKRYKGDCPNCGNWVTKRGTQRFTACDDCGWKAGLPGLRIITHWPNRYLWRRRATRWSKRAVLGSVLVVLLAFLIGATTGTGIAPIDNTAGDLASSAGLAGVLNSSAPATPDSNPASSDGMVESQSGVNRTEVAYQIHRFVNRERASRGLTELQFNAQIRKAARYHSEDMATEGYFAHESPAGHSFEDRYERFGIDCSVRVSSNTRSGGGENIAYTYASADIVAESGASINHDGNETKIARGIVTQWMNSSGHRENILRSYWNTEGIGVAVAEEGGETRVYATQNFC encoded by the coding sequence ATGCCAGACTGTGAGTACTGCGGGACGAACGATGGGCTCACGCACGCCTGTAAGTACTGCAGTCGAAACTACTGTAGTGAGCACACGCTCCCGGAGAATCACGACTGCCCTGGACTCGATCAGACGACGACGTTGGGACCGGAGTTTCGTCAGGAAGGGACTGACCCCACAGCTGACCCCTCCAGTACGACTACCATCGGAGAGGCGAAGGATGAACACGATGGGACGAAATCTGCTGACTCTCGTTCACCCACGTATTCGAAGGGGCCTGACGTCGCACGGGACGGGAGTATTGCTGGACGAGCAACGGAGGAGACGACCGAAAGCAACGGTATTCTCAGCAGGATCCGAACGGTAACTGCTGGCGCCTTCGCCGGAAAGCGGTACAAGGGAGACTGTCCCAACTGTGGAAACTGGGTGACGAAACGGGGCACCCAGCGATTCACAGCCTGCGACGACTGCGGGTGGAAAGCAGGATTGCCGGGACTCCGAATCATCACTCACTGGCCGAACCGGTATCTGTGGAGGCGCAGGGCCACCCGATGGAGCAAACGGGCAGTACTGGGTTCTGTTCTGGTTGTCCTGCTCGCATTCCTCATCGGTGCAACCACCGGCACAGGGATCGCCCCCATCGATAACACGGCCGGTGATCTGGCCAGTTCGGCAGGCCTGGCAGGAGTCCTGAATTCATCCGCCCCTGCGACTCCAGATTCGAATCCAGCATCCTCTGATGGGATGGTCGAATCACAGTCTGGAGTCAATCGAACAGAAGTAGCGTACCAGATTCACCGGTTCGTTAACCGGGAGCGAGCCAGTCGAGGCCTCACTGAACTCCAGTTTAACGCCCAAATTCGGAAGGCTGCACGATATCACAGCGAAGATATGGCTACTGAGGGGTACTTCGCGCACGAATCACCAGCCGGTCACAGCTTCGAGGACCGATACGAACGGTTCGGGATCGATTGTAGCGTCCGTGTTTCCTCGAATACGAGGTCTGGCGGTGGTGAGAACATCGCCTACACCTATGCTTCGGCAGATATCGTAGCCGAAAGCGGAGCGAGCATCAACCACGATGGCAACGAAACGAAGATTGCCCGTGGCATCGTCACCCAGTGGATGAACTCCAGTGGCCACCGGGAAAACATCCTCCGCTCCTACTGGAACACGGAAGGGATCGGTGTGGCAGTCGCTGAAGAAGGAGGAGAGACACGCGTGTATGCCACACAGAATTTCTGCTGA
- the xseB gene encoding exodeoxyribonuclease VII small subunit translates to MTENSIGEKTERLEAIITQLEDGEVSLERANELHEEGQELLEDLDGALDIGDGTVLDTES, encoded by the coding sequence ATGACCGAGAACTCCATCGGCGAGAAGACGGAACGACTCGAAGCCATCATCACCCAGCTCGAAGACGGCGAGGTGTCGCTCGAACGGGCCAACGAACTCCACGAAGAGGGTCAGGAGCTACTGGAAGACCTGGATGGTGCCCTCGACATTGGAGACGGCACTGTCCTGGACACTGAATCCTGA
- a CDS encoding plasmid partition protein ParG: protein MTKRLTVDFEDELYKEFSKQCIDAEKTKSEVVRGLVQDWLTESEE from the coding sequence ATGACTAAACGACTCACTGTGGACTTCGAGGACGAGCTATACAAGGAGTTCTCGAAGCAATGTATCGACGCTGAGAAAACCAAGTCCGAAGTCGTGCGTGGACTCGTCCAAGACTGGCTCACCGAATCCGAAGAATGA
- a CDS encoding RNA-guided endonuclease InsQ/TnpB family protein — protein MTDVQTLVKTLDFQLNIQSDNESLLEDATLESRWAYNETIRLAKQGVDWDEIPGRVADDADLVKNTTQRVVAKALGAMENYHEYDDFGQPSHTKDGAYPLRANYEEGYNLTLRDDGTMEFRISAKPYKHVKGVLEGDDTHLDILRAALAGDEWAIGTAEALFHDGTPELHVNVTNTERTVREKQDSRTVIGVDVNEDNVALSALSAEGVEDTLVIDFPEIKFERHRYFTMRKRVQNAEKPSMHDTLEGREERFVRDRLHKVSRHIVEWTKQFETPCVVFEDLKEMRDSIDYGTRMNRRLHHLPFRALQYYTSYKAAFKGVPTAWIDPEYTSQQCPSCGHTERANRNRKRFKCRSCQHQDHADRSASVNIAVKSIEKHQDWNVPTLNNLPQVRKVRRQASGAVDAPTVALDTARGHHPDGIRGVSD, from the coding sequence ATGACCGACGTACAGACTCTCGTGAAGACGCTGGATTTCCAACTCAACATCCAGAGTGACAACGAAAGTCTGCTGGAAGACGCCACGCTCGAATCACGGTGGGCCTACAACGAAACCATCCGTCTCGCCAAGCAGGGCGTGGACTGGGACGAAATCCCCGGCCGTGTGGCCGATGACGCCGACCTCGTGAAAAACACTACACAACGTGTCGTAGCGAAGGCACTCGGCGCGATGGAAAACTACCACGAGTACGACGACTTCGGCCAGCCGAGCCACACCAAAGACGGCGCGTATCCGCTTCGAGCCAACTACGAAGAAGGCTACAACCTCACGCTTCGAGACGACGGAACCATGGAGTTCCGTATCAGTGCCAAACCGTACAAGCACGTCAAAGGCGTACTGGAGGGTGACGACACCCATCTCGACATTCTGCGGGCGGCACTCGCTGGTGACGAGTGGGCTATCGGGACAGCCGAAGCCCTGTTCCACGACGGAACGCCCGAGTTGCACGTCAATGTCACGAACACCGAGCGTACCGTCCGAGAGAAACAGGACTCTCGGACAGTCATCGGCGTGGACGTGAACGAAGACAACGTGGCACTGTCGGCACTGTCAGCAGAGGGCGTCGAGGATACGCTGGTCATTGATTTCCCCGAAATCAAGTTTGAGCGTCACCGCTACTTCACGATGCGAAAGCGGGTGCAGAACGCCGAGAAACCGAGTATGCACGATACGCTTGAAGGACGGGAAGAACGGTTCGTCCGTGACCGACTCCACAAGGTGAGCCGTCACATCGTGGAGTGGACCAAGCAGTTTGAGACACCGTGCGTCGTCTTTGAAGACCTCAAAGAGATGCGCGACAGTATCGACTACGGTACTCGGATGAACCGACGTTTGCACCACCTGCCGTTCCGTGCGCTCCAATACTACACATCGTACAAGGCCGCCTTCAAGGGTGTCCCAACAGCGTGGATTGACCCCGAGTACACGAGTCAACAGTGTCCGAGCTGTGGACACACGGAGCGAGCGAACCGCAACAGAAAGCGGTTCAAGTGTCGGTCGTGCCAGCATCAGGACCACGCCGACCGAAGTGCGAGTGTCAACATCGCTGTGAAAAGTATCGAGAAGCATCAAGACTGGAATGTGCCTACTCTCAACAACCTTCCCCAAGTTCGGAAGGTGCGACGGCAGGCATCGGGGGCCGTGGACGCCCCGACCGTGGCCTTGGATACCGCGAGAGGGCATCATCCCGATGGTATCCGAGGCGTGTCCGACTAA